The proteins below come from a single Afipia sp. P52-10 genomic window:
- a CDS encoding B12-binding domain-containing radical SAM protein: MRGGGSFGQRKILCVFPRYTSSFGTFEYAYPLTDGVRAFMPPQGLLVIAAYIPADWQVRFVDENMRPATDADFAWADAVFVSGMHIQRQQMNDICRRAHAFDRPVALGGPSVSACPDYYPSFDYLHLGELGDATDDLIARLARDVGRPPQQVVLKTKERVEMAKFPIPAYELAEIDRYFLGSVQYSSGCPYQCEFCDIPGLYGRNPRLKTPEQVVAELDKLLECGVAGSVYFVDDNFIGNRKAALELLPHLVEWQKRTGFQIRLSCEATLNIAKRPEILELMREAYFITVFCGIETPNPDALKAISKDHNMMVPIMDAIKTLNGYGLEVVSGIILGLDTDTPETGQHLLHFIEESQIPLLTINLLQALPKTPLWDRLKREGRLVEDEERDSNVQFRLPYEHVVTSWRNCMRSAYQPEKLFRRFQHQVEHTFPNRLQLSWRDRKVTWRQVKRGMTILARIVGKVGLAGDYKSVFWKFAVGRLIRGDLEGLIAVALVSHHLIMFSRAASGGQQNASNYSTRLREAVAAE, encoded by the coding sequence ATGAGAGGCGGCGGCAGTTTTGGCCAGCGCAAGATTCTCTGCGTATTCCCGCGTTACACCTCCTCGTTCGGTACGTTTGAGTATGCCTATCCGCTAACGGACGGCGTACGCGCGTTCATGCCGCCGCAGGGGCTGCTGGTAATCGCCGCCTACATCCCGGCCGACTGGCAGGTCCGTTTCGTCGACGAAAACATGAGGCCGGCAACGGACGCAGATTTCGCGTGGGCCGACGCAGTTTTCGTCAGCGGCATGCATATCCAGCGGCAGCAGATGAACGATATCTGTCGCAGGGCGCACGCATTCGATCGTCCGGTGGCTCTCGGCGGCCCCTCGGTCAGCGCGTGCCCGGACTATTACCCGTCGTTCGATTACCTGCATCTCGGCGAATTGGGCGACGCGACCGATGATCTGATCGCCCGCTTGGCTCGCGATGTCGGCAGGCCGCCGCAGCAGGTGGTGCTGAAGACCAAAGAACGGGTCGAGATGGCCAAGTTTCCGATCCCGGCCTACGAACTGGCGGAGATCGATCGGTATTTCCTCGGCAGTGTTCAGTATTCGAGTGGCTGCCCCTATCAATGCGAATTCTGCGACATTCCCGGTCTGTATGGCCGCAACCCGCGGCTGAAGACGCCGGAGCAGGTTGTTGCCGAACTGGACAAGCTGCTGGAATGCGGTGTCGCCGGTTCGGTCTATTTCGTCGACGACAATTTCATTGGCAACCGCAAGGCCGCGCTGGAACTGCTGCCGCATCTGGTCGAATGGCAGAAGCGGACCGGCTTTCAGATCCGTCTGTCCTGTGAGGCGACGCTCAACATCGCCAAGCGTCCAGAAATCCTCGAACTGATGCGCGAGGCCTATTTCATCACGGTATTCTGCGGCATCGAGACGCCGAACCCGGATGCCTTGAAGGCGATCTCCAAGGACCACAACATGATGGTGCCGATCATGGACGCCATCAAGACCTTGAACGGTTACGGCCTGGAGGTCGTGTCGGGGATCATCCTTGGGCTGGACACCGATACGCCCGAAACTGGGCAGCACCTGTTGCACTTCATCGAGGAGTCGCAAATTCCACTGTTGACCATCAACCTTCTACAGGCGTTGCCCAAGACGCCACTATGGGATCGGCTCAAGCGGGAAGGACGCCTGGTCGAAGACGAAGAGCGCGATTCCAACGTGCAATTCCGCCTGCCGTACGAGCATGTCGTGACGAGTTGGCGGAATTGCATGCGGAGCGCCTACCAGCCCGAGAAACTGTTCAGGCGTTTCCAGCATCAGGTGGAGCATACGTTCCCGAACCGGCTTCAGCTCTCTTGGCGAGACCGCAAGGTGACTTGGCGACAGGTCAAACGCGGCATGACGATCCTCGCGCGCATTGTCGGCAAAGTCGGGCTTGCCGGCGATTACAAGAGCGTGTTCTGGAAGTTCGCGGTCGGCCGGCTGATCCGTGGCGACCTGGAAGGGTTGATCGCTGTGGCGCTCGTCTCCCACCATCTGATCATGTTCTCGCGCGCGGCCTCCGGCGGACAGCAGAACGCATCGAACTACTCTACGCGCCTGCGCGAGGCTGTTGCGGCCGAATAG
- a CDS encoding RND family transporter, with product MLDQTTDTADAKTASRKPPSIAFGAERLGLIAMRTPILSVLVLLLLCVLAAFGLERIKIDDSLSQLFRSDTKEFRQYEEVTKRFPSTEFDVLVVVEGKSLLARDSLERLRDLVTDLQLIDGTRGIISLFSARQAPEPGRLPAALFPDKLPEGPAYDKFIETVKSNEILRGKLLSDDGTLALIVLSLDPSVVSSSKLGDVVGEIRQLLNTTVQGTDLVGQLSGVPIMQLEIRNAVARDGIIYNVAGVLAGCLIAIIFFRRISFMIIAAFPPILAILLSLGTLGWFNFSLNMFLNVMTPLIMVISFSDSMQLTFAARDRLIAGEDKYSAFRNAVLVVGPACVLTHCTAGLSFIALMFSNSELIRTFGEAGLTATVIALVAVLSLVPLFGVLLVRREQVFAQKIKAADWGVNALRAFCAWIAVRMTRRPALWSLIALLVVAGLMTIYAHLEPRYRLADQVPDKKQAVEASGRLDAKLTGANPIDVLIEFPQGTTLYAPDALQTIAEVHALIEKQAGVGNVWSVETLRRWLSEKVGRSDVATLKEYVDLLPAYLVRRFVSEKMDAVVVSGRVPDLDSSDILPVVEKLDAALEAIRKEHPGYEIAVTGLSAIAARNSADMIGKLNAALTVEFLLVAAFIGLAFRSFVVMLVSILPGIFPVVLSGTVLWLIGEGLQFASVVALIVSFGLGLSATIHFLNRLRLENTPDTTAEAAVERATVLVGPALILTTVVLACGLVVTVFSDLPSLRLFGWLSAFSMVAALIADLFILRPTAMFLIRIAERIRGRKVAL from the coding sequence ATGCTTGATCAGACGACGGATACCGCGGACGCCAAAACAGCGTCGCGCAAGCCGCCCAGCATTGCCTTTGGCGCCGAACGGCTCGGTCTGATCGCGATGCGGACACCGATCCTGTCGGTGCTGGTGCTGCTGCTTCTCTGCGTTCTCGCCGCATTCGGCCTCGAGCGGATCAAGATCGACGATTCCTTGAGCCAGCTCTTTCGCTCCGACACCAAGGAGTTCAGGCAGTACGAGGAGGTAACCAAGCGTTTTCCCTCCACCGAGTTTGACGTCCTGGTCGTCGTCGAGGGGAAGTCGCTGCTGGCCCGCGACTCGCTTGAGAGGCTGCGCGACTTGGTGACCGATCTCCAGTTGATCGATGGGACGCGCGGTATCATCTCGCTGTTCTCCGCACGGCAGGCGCCGGAGCCGGGCAGGCTGCCGGCGGCGCTCTTCCCGGACAAGCTTCCGGAAGGGCCCGCCTATGATAAGTTCATTGAGACGGTCAAAAGCAACGAGATTCTGCGCGGCAAGCTGCTCTCGGACGACGGTACGCTTGCCCTGATCGTTCTGTCGCTCGACCCTTCGGTGGTGTCGTCAAGCAAATTGGGCGACGTGGTTGGCGAAATCCGTCAGCTTTTAAATACGACGGTGCAAGGGACGGATCTGGTCGGGCAGCTATCGGGCGTGCCGATCATGCAGCTCGAGATCCGCAATGCAGTCGCACGGGACGGCATTATCTATAATGTCGCGGGCGTGCTGGCGGGGTGTTTGATCGCTATCATCTTTTTCCGCCGCATCTCCTTCATGATTATTGCGGCGTTCCCACCGATCCTCGCCATCCTGCTTTCGCTCGGTACGCTCGGCTGGTTCAATTTCAGCCTCAACATGTTCCTCAACGTGATGACCCCGCTGATCATGGTTATCAGTTTTTCCGACTCGATGCAGCTGACATTCGCGGCGCGTGATCGGCTGATCGCCGGCGAGGACAAGTATTCGGCGTTCCGCAATGCCGTCCTGGTCGTCGGCCCGGCCTGCGTACTCACGCACTGCACGGCCGGTTTGTCGTTCATTGCGCTGATGTTCTCCAACTCGGAGCTGATCCGAACCTTCGGCGAGGCCGGTTTGACCGCGACCGTGATCGCTCTTGTAGCGGTGCTCTCGCTGGTGCCGCTGTTCGGCGTGCTTCTGGTCCGGCGCGAGCAGGTCTTTGCGCAGAAGATCAAGGCCGCGGATTGGGGCGTCAACGCGCTGCGCGCCTTCTGTGCCTGGATCGCGGTGCGCATGACCCGCAGGCCGGCACTCTGGAGCCTGATCGCCTTGCTGGTCGTCGCCGGTCTGATGACGATCTACGCTCACCTTGAGCCGCGCTACCGCCTTGCCGATCAGGTCCCTGACAAGAAACAGGCTGTCGAAGCCAGCGGGCGGCTGGATGCCAAGCTGACCGGGGCCAACCCAATTGATGTCCTGATCGAGTTTCCGCAAGGGACCACGCTCTATGCGCCTGATGCCCTCCAAACGATCGCCGAGGTGCATGCGCTGATCGAGAAGCAGGCGGGGGTCGGCAATGTCTGGTCGGTAGAGACGCTGCGGCGCTGGTTGTCGGAGAAAGTCGGTCGCTCCGACGTCGCCACGCTGAAGGAATATGTCGATCTGTTGCCCGCCTATCTGGTTCGCCGGTTCGTCTCCGAGAAGATGGATGCGGTGGTGGTGTCCGGACGCGTCCCTGACCTCGACTCAAGCGACATTCTCCCTGTCGTCGAGAAACTGGATGCGGCGCTGGAAGCGATCCGCAAGGAGCATCCGGGCTATGAGATCGCCGTTACCGGCCTGTCGGCTATCGCTGCGCGCAACAGTGCGGACATGATCGGCAAGCTGAATGCCGCCTTGACGGTGGAGTTCCTGCTGGTCGCCGCTTTCATCGGTCTCGCCTTCCGATCGTTCGTCGTGATGCTCGTCAGCATCCTTCCCGGAATTTTCCCCGTGGTCCTGTCCGGTACGGTTCTCTGGTTGATCGGAGAAGGTTTGCAGTTTGCGAGTGTCGTAGCGCTTATCGTATCGTTCGGCCTCGGACTAAGTGCGACGATTCACTTCCTCAACCGGTTGCGCCTCGAGAACACGCCGGACACCACGGCGGAAGCCGCCGTCGAACGCGCGACGGTGCTGGTCGGGCCCGCCCTGATCCTGACCACCGTGGTCCTTGCGTGCGGGCTTGTGGTGACGGTGTTCTCCGATCTGCCGTCGCTGCGCCTCTTCGGTTGGCTCAGCGCCTTCTCCATGGTCGCGGCACTGATCGCCGACCTGTTCATCCTTCGCCCCACGGCGATGTTCCTGATCCGAATCGCTGAGCGGATTCGCGGCAGAAAGGTCGCTCTCTAG
- a CDS encoding 3-hydroxyacyl-CoA dehydrogenase NAD-binding domain-containing protein: MSGQLVRFEVEDGIGVITVDNPPVNALSPGVPEGILESVAKGNKDPNVKAMVLMGAGRSFIAGADIRQFGKGAKRLGLGERPVDVLEKSEKPIVAAIHGFALGGGLETAMACNYRIAKVSTKVGLPEVLIGLLPGGAGTQRLPRLVGPKIALEMITSGRHVPAEEAKGYGILDALIDDKADLRAEAIKFAKSIADKRPMPIVSKMTTKFDEYKNDPGMFDAMRKSLAKKAKGQPAIEANISAVEAAVTLPYEQGIVRERELFAPLENSDASKGLRYAFFAERQAGRLPSLPAGAKAKTIKTGAVIGAGTMGGGIAMSFADFGYPVKILDSTQEALDRGMKRVKDNYAVAVKRGSITQAQMDERLKLIEPVLSYEAIGQADVVIEAVFEELSVKQEVFKKLDAVMKPDALMLSNTSTIDIDKIGEGVKERKGDVAGAHFFSPANVMRLLEVVEGSKSSPETIAATMQLGKQIGKVSAWAGNTDGFVANRSRAPFTAEASILLEDGALPEQVDKALVDFGYPMGPFAVGDLAGLDIGWAVRKRKAAEDPNFRKNPIADKLCEMGRFGQKTGAGWYRYEKGDRTPHPDPVVAQVIKEVTSSLGIKQRSFTDDEILRRLLFASVNEACKILEERKARRASDVDIMWLYGFGFPRYRGGLMFWADTIGSKEIYEQIVRWHNELGARWKPSELLKATAAKGGKLSEIVIMEA, encoded by the coding sequence GTGAGTGGACAGCTTGTACGATTTGAAGTCGAAGACGGCATCGGTGTGATCACGGTGGATAATCCGCCAGTGAATGCACTCAGCCCTGGCGTACCGGAAGGCATTCTCGAGTCCGTTGCCAAGGGCAACAAGGATCCGAACGTCAAGGCGATGGTGCTGATGGGCGCTGGCCGCAGCTTCATTGCGGGCGCCGATATTCGCCAGTTCGGCAAGGGTGCGAAGCGCCTCGGCCTCGGCGAGCGTCCAGTGGACGTTCTGGAGAAAAGCGAAAAGCCGATCGTCGCTGCGATCCATGGTTTTGCGCTCGGCGGCGGACTTGAGACTGCCATGGCCTGCAACTATCGCATCGCCAAAGTATCGACCAAGGTGGGACTGCCGGAGGTGCTGATCGGCCTATTGCCGGGTGGCGCCGGAACGCAGCGTCTGCCGCGCCTGGTCGGACCGAAGATCGCGCTGGAGATGATCACGTCCGGCCGCCACGTTCCCGCAGAGGAAGCGAAGGGGTATGGCATCCTCGATGCGCTGATCGACGATAAGGCAGACTTGCGTGCGGAGGCGATCAAGTTCGCCAAGAGCATCGCCGACAAGCGGCCGATGCCGATCGTCAGCAAGATGACGACCAAGTTCGACGAGTACAAGAATGATCCGGGCATGTTCGACGCGATGCGCAAGAGCCTCGCCAAGAAGGCCAAGGGGCAGCCGGCCATCGAAGCCAATATCTCTGCGGTGGAAGCGGCGGTCACGCTGCCCTACGAGCAGGGCATCGTGCGGGAGCGCGAGCTGTTCGCGCCGCTCGAAAACTCAGACGCCTCGAAGGGCCTGCGCTATGCGTTCTTTGCCGAACGGCAGGCGGGCCGTCTGCCGAGCCTGCCGGCTGGCGCCAAGGCGAAGACCATCAAGACCGGTGCCGTGATCGGTGCCGGGACGATGGGTGGCGGCATCGCCATGAGCTTCGCTGACTTCGGCTATCCGGTGAAGATCCTGGATTCGACGCAGGAAGCGCTCGACCGCGGTATGAAGCGCGTTAAGGACAATTATGCGGTCGCCGTCAAGCGCGGCAGCATCACCCAGGCGCAGATGGACGAGCGGCTGAAGCTGATCGAGCCGGTATTGAGCTATGAAGCGATCGGACAGGCGGACGTCGTCATCGAGGCGGTGTTCGAAGAACTCAGTGTCAAGCAGGAAGTCTTCAAAAAGCTCGATGCGGTGATGAAGCCCGACGCGCTGATGCTCTCCAACACGTCGACCATCGATATCGATAAGATCGGCGAGGGAGTGAAGGAGCGTAAGGGTGATGTCGCCGGTGCGCACTTCTTCAGCCCAGCGAACGTGATGCGGCTGTTGGAGGTTGTCGAAGGCTCGAAGAGCTCGCCGGAGACGATCGCTGCCACCATGCAACTCGGCAAGCAGATCGGTAAGGTCAGCGCTTGGGCCGGCAACACCGATGGCTTCGTCGCCAACCGCAGCCGTGCGCCGTTCACGGCGGAGGCCAGCATCTTGCTCGAAGATGGCGCGCTGCCCGAGCAGGTGGACAAGGCGCTCGTCGACTTCGGCTATCCCATGGGGCCGTTCGCCGTGGGCGACCTTGCGGGTCTCGACATCGGCTGGGCGGTGCGCAAGCGCAAGGCAGCTGAGGATCCGAACTTTCGCAAGAATCCGATCGCCGACAAGCTCTGCGAGATGGGCCGCTTCGGCCAGAAGACTGGCGCCGGCTGGTATCGCTACGAGAAGGGCGATCGGACGCCGCATCCCGATCCGGTGGTCGCCCAGGTGATCAAAGAGGTCACCTCCAGCCTCGGCATCAAGCAGCGCAGCTTTACGGACGATGAAATCCTGCGCCGCCTGCTGTTCGCCTCGGTGAACGAGGCATGCAAGATCCTGGAAGAGAGAAAGGCCCGCCGCGCCAGCGACGTCGACATCATGTGGCTCTATGGCTTCGGCTTCCCGCGCTACCGCGGCGGGTTGATGTTCTGGGCCGACACCATCGGCTCGAAGGAAATCTACGAGCAGATCGTGCGTTGGCATAACGAACTCGGCGCGCGCTGGAAGCCTTCGGAATTGCTGAAGGCGACGGCGGCGAAGGGCGGCAAGCTCTCCGAGATCGTGATCATGGAAGCCTGA
- a CDS encoding CaiB/BaiF CoA-transferase family protein — protein MSKGLFEGLKVIDCASYIAAPAAATVMSDFGAEVIKIEPLTGDPYRNRGQPPSVQLSPENPNWLVDSRNKKSLALNLASKAGLDILYKLTAGADVFITNFPPKVRKKLRLTYNDIAPLNPRLIYASFTGFGETGPDADKPGFDATVWWARAGIMDLVRAGDAPPVRSPPGMGDHPSAMGFYSAIITALYKRERTGQGSHVGSSLLMNGIWANACSVQTAIVGEEVERMPERSQHPMPWRNSYQCKDGRWLVLSIVHNDGRWEVFRNALQSPLMDDPRFQSVAGRKEHAVAVTATLDKIFATKTLEEWSEILDKHGVVFGAVTPVADVPHDEQAKIAGALVPTEDGSMLTVSSPFWIEGEEKKKAKRAPTIGQHSDEVLAAAGFSPDELKKLRSEGIIG, from the coding sequence GTGTCCAAAGGACTGTTCGAAGGGTTGAAGGTCATCGACTGCGCGAGCTACATCGCCGCTCCGGCGGCCGCGACGGTGATGTCCGACTTCGGCGCAGAAGTCATCAAGATCGAGCCGCTGACCGGCGACCCCTACCGTAACCGGGGCCAGCCGCCGAGCGTGCAGCTCTCGCCTGAGAACCCGAACTGGCTGGTGGATTCGCGCAACAAGAAGAGCCTCGCACTCAATCTCGCTTCCAAGGCCGGTCTCGACATCCTCTATAAACTCACCGCCGGCGCGGACGTGTTCATCACGAACTTTCCGCCGAAGGTCCGCAAGAAGCTGCGCCTGACCTACAACGACATCGCACCACTCAACCCGCGGCTGATCTATGCCTCCTTCACCGGCTTCGGCGAAACCGGTCCGGACGCCGACAAGCCGGGTTTCGACGCGACGGTGTGGTGGGCACGGGCCGGCATCATGGACCTCGTGCGCGCAGGCGACGCACCGCCGGTCCGTTCGCCGCCGGGCATGGGCGATCACCCCTCCGCCATGGGCTTCTATTCGGCGATCATCACTGCGCTCTATAAGCGCGAGCGCACCGGCCAGGGCAGCCACGTCGGCTCCTCGCTGCTGATGAATGGCATCTGGGCCAACGCCTGCTCGGTGCAAACCGCGATCGTCGGCGAAGAAGTGGAGCGCATGCCGGAGCGCAGCCAGCACCCGATGCCCTGGCGAAACAGCTACCAGTGCAAAGACGGCCGCTGGCTGGTGCTCTCGATCGTTCATAACGATGGGCGCTGGGAGGTTTTCCGCAACGCGCTGCAGTCGCCGCTGATGGACGATCCGCGCTTCCAATCGGTTGCAGGGCGCAAGGAGCATGCGGTTGCCGTGACCGCCACCCTCGACAAGATCTTCGCGACCAAGACCCTGGAGGAGTGGAGCGAGATTCTCGACAAGCACGGCGTCGTGTTCGGCGCTGTGACACCGGTCGCGGACGTGCCTCATGACGAACAGGCCAAGATCGCCGGCGCCCTGGTGCCGACCGAGGACGGATCGATGCTGACCGTGTCGAGCCCGTTCTGGATCGAGGGTGAGGAAAAGAAGAAGGCCAAGCGTGCTCCAACCATCGGCCAGCACAGCGACGAGGTGCTGGCGGCGGCGGGCTTCAGCCCCGACGAGCTGAAGAAGCTTCGCAGCGAAGGCATCATCGGCTGA
- a CDS encoding PaaI family thioesterase encodes MTPLDRIKNFPLPFSSLMGITFVEAEKDRVVATLLVREDLCTAGHTVHGGALMAFADTVGAAATVINLPEDAKGTTTLESKTNFVSGAPAGTTITATATPIHRGRRTQVWQTRIETAEKKLVALVTQTQMVL; translated from the coding sequence ATGACCCCGCTCGACCGGATCAAAAACTTTCCCCTGCCGTTTTCATCGCTGATGGGCATCACCTTCGTCGAAGCTGAGAAGGACCGTGTCGTTGCGACGTTGCTCGTGCGTGAAGATTTGTGCACTGCAGGCCATACGGTCCACGGGGGAGCGCTGATGGCGTTCGCCGACACTGTCGGCGCTGCAGCCACCGTCATCAACCTCCCAGAAGACGCAAAGGGCACGACCACTCTGGAGAGCAAGACCAATTTCGTCAGTGGTGCTCCAGCGGGAACGACCATTACCGCAACCGCCACGCCCATTCACCGTGGCCGCCGCACCCAGGTCTGGCAGACGCGAATCGAAACCGCCGAGAAGAAACTCGTCGCGCTGGTCACCCAAACGCAAATGGTCCTTTAG
- a CDS encoding aminotransferase, giving the protein MNHPRPLDLAQRDLAYIVHPYTNFKTNEANGPFIIDRGEGIYVYDADGRRYIEGMAGLWSTSLGFSEPRLAEAAAKQFARLPYSQIFGGRSHEPGIQLAEELVKITPDGLNHVLFANSGSEANDAACKIVWYYNNQIGRKAKKKLVGRYFGYHGITVASGSLTGLAPVHADFDLPLDRMVHTDAPSYYHFAKGDETVEQFVDRLAGNLEALIQKEGAENIGAFIAEPVMGAGGVIVPPPGYFKRIQEILRKHDILFIVDEVITGFARTGELFASYTYDLKPDMMTMAKALSSSYLPISALMMTDKIYQAISDGSAKNGAFAHGVTYAAHPVCAAVALETLAIYKERNIVDHVKKVAPRLQSGLRELQNHPLVGESRGVGLIGAVELTRSKKDKTAFDSKLGLGAFVQSRAAHHGVILRNVRDAIAVCPPLIITEDEIEELLQGLHRALDDGLDHARKNGWV; this is encoded by the coding sequence ATGAATCATCCCCGACCGCTCGATCTGGCCCAACGCGATCTCGCCTACATCGTCCACCCGTATACGAACTTCAAGACCAACGAAGCCAACGGCCCTTTCATCATCGACCGCGGCGAAGGCATCTACGTCTACGATGCCGACGGCCGGCGTTATATCGAGGGGATGGCGGGCCTGTGGTCAACCTCGCTCGGCTTCTCTGAGCCGCGGCTCGCGGAAGCCGCCGCCAAGCAATTTGCTCGCCTGCCTTATTCGCAGATTTTCGGCGGACGTTCGCATGAACCGGGCATCCAGCTCGCCGAAGAGTTGGTGAAGATCACGCCCGACGGCTTGAATCATGTCCTGTTCGCCAACTCGGGTTCGGAGGCGAACGACGCGGCGTGCAAGATCGTCTGGTACTACAACAACCAGATCGGCCGGAAAGCGAAGAAGAAACTGGTTGGCCGCTACTTCGGCTATCACGGCATCACGGTCGCCTCCGGCAGCCTGACCGGGCTCGCGCCGGTGCATGCGGATTTCGACCTGCCACTTGACCGCATGGTCCATACCGATGCGCCGAGCTACTATCACTTCGCCAAGGGCGATGAGACCGTCGAACAATTCGTCGATCGCCTCGCCGGCAATCTCGAAGCGCTGATCCAGAAAGAAGGCGCCGAAAACATCGGTGCGTTCATCGCCGAACCGGTGATGGGCGCAGGTGGCGTCATCGTGCCACCGCCGGGCTACTTCAAGCGCATCCAGGAAATCTTGCGCAAGCACGACATCCTGTTCATCGTCGATGAGGTCATCACCGGCTTCGCCCGCACCGGCGAACTGTTCGCGTCCTATACCTACGACCTCAAGCCGGACATGATGACGATGGCCAAAGCCCTGTCATCGTCCTACCTGCCGATTTCAGCGCTGATGATGACCGACAAGATCTATCAGGCGATCTCCGACGGCAGCGCCAAGAACGGGGCATTCGCGCACGGAGTCACCTACGCCGCCCATCCCGTCTGCGCCGCTGTCGCATTGGAGACGCTGGCGATCTATAAGGAGCGCAACATCGTCGACCATGTGAAGAAGGTCGCACCGCGCCTGCAGTCGGGCTTACGGGAACTGCAAAATCATCCGCTGGTCGGAGAATCCCGTGGCGTCGGACTGATCGGCGCGGTCGAACTCACTCGCAGCAAGAAGGACAAGACCGCCTTCGACAGCAAGCTCGGCCTCGGTGCCTTCGTCCAGTCCCGCGCCGCTCACCATGGCGTCATCCTGCGCAATGTCCGTGACGCGATTGCGGTCTGCCCACCACTGATCATCACCGAGGACGAGATCGAGGAGT
- a CDS encoding 2-keto-4-pentenoate hydratase, with translation MDQNSINAAAQLLVEARRLHQGRPPLPEELQPKTIDDGHAIQDATVALLKQTVGGWKVGLDKDGIMSRAPIFKDVILANPANVAASSMPLLGIESEIAFRFLTDLPARGTDYSRAEVADAIEAFPAIELLNSRYAEPAKRSTLEKLADCITQGGIVCGRPRADWRAIDFSKVEVTLTVDGKEIARRTGSHPTGDPVPPVVALVNALCKTDGIKAGILVTAGTWTGVNYASPTSLAVAAFDGFEPVSVQFTA, from the coding sequence ATGGACCAGAACAGCATCAATGCGGCAGCTCAGCTCCTGGTCGAAGCCCGCCGTCTGCACCAGGGCCGGCCGCCGCTGCCCGAGGAGCTGCAACCGAAGACCATCGACGACGGCCACGCGATTCAAGATGCAACCGTCGCTCTGCTGAAACAAACCGTCGGCGGCTGGAAGGTCGGCCTCGACAAGGACGGCATCATGTCGCGGGCGCCGATTTTCAAAGACGTGATCCTGGCCAATCCGGCAAACGTCGCGGCAAGTTCGATGCCACTGCTCGGCATCGAATCCGAGATCGCATTCCGCTTTCTCACCGATCTCCCTGCCCGCGGCACGGACTACTCCCGCGCCGAGGTCGCGGATGCGATCGAGGCTTTTCCGGCCATCGAACTCCTGAACTCGCGCTACGCCGAACCGGCGAAACGCTCGACGCTGGAGAAGCTCGCCGATTGCATCACTCAGGGCGGCATCGTTTGCGGCAGGCCGCGCGCGGACTGGCGCGCGATCGATTTCTCAAAGGTCGAGGTGACGCTCACGGTCGACGGCAAGGAGATCGCACGCCGCACCGGCTCACATCCGACCGGCGATCCGGTGCCTCCGGTGGTGGCGCTGGTCAATGCGTTGTGCAAGACCGACGGCATCAAGGCCGGGATCCTCGTTACCGCCGGCACATGGACCGGCGTCAACTACGCCTCACCCACCAGCCTTGCGGTTGCGGCTTTCGACGGCTTCGAGCCTGTATCGGTGCAATTCACCGCTTGA